TTTAGTGTGTGGTAACATTTTAATAGTATTTAAATGGTTTATCTTGTAGGTGCTGTTATGTCAAACACTCTCTAATGCTTTTGCAAggtatttgtttttgtttatgcaGGACTTATTCGTTATCCCTCTCCATATCCTACAATGCTTCGGCCTGGTTTTCCATCACGACCACCTGGAGGAATTGGTATGCTTCCATCTATCCAACGCCCTCCTATGCCGGGAATTCCTGGGGTTCGCCCCATTTTGCCTCCTGTTGTTAGGCCAGCTCTTCCTACTGTTACTCCAGCTGAGAAACCACAAACAACCGTGTATGTTGGAAAGATAGCGCCAACAGTAGATAATGATTTTATGTTATATCTCCTTCAGGTATATTATCAAACTCCATAATCTATGTCCTTCTACATTAAACTATATTCCTTTGCATGAAGTAAAGTATTACACACTAAATGTTGGTGCTATTGGtgtatggttttgcatttctgaGCACTAATGGTTTTACATTTCATTAAGTTATGTGGACCTGTCAAGAATTGGAAGCGTGCTCAAGATCCCACAGGGACCCCTAGAGGCTTTGGATTTTGTGAGTTTGAATCTGCTGAAGGGGTCCTCCGTGCATTACGCCTTCTGAGTAAATTCAACATTGATGGGCAGGAGCTGGTGGTATGTCATAATTCCTACTTTAGCTAAATTTCACATAAATTTTTCTGCTTGTATATGTTTTTATCTACAATTTGGTTTCTAATTCTTTAAATATTTGAATCTTGTAAAACTATGAACAGTTAAATGTTAATCAAGCAACAAGGGAGTTTCTGGAGAGGTTTGTTaaaaacaaaactgaaaactcaGAGAAGCTGAACGACAGTCAAGCTGAGGGAGATGAGAAAGGGGGTCAGAGTACTGTTGATAAGACTGTAGTTCCAAATTCTGGTGTGGATCCGAAAGCGGGGGACAGTAGTTCAGGGAACAAAGAAAGCAACACTGCGAACTTTGGGGTTGTGACTGATGAAGACAAGGAAGCTGACAGGATGGCTTTGGAGAAGCTTACAAGCATGATAGAGGAGAGATTAAAAACAAATCCTCTGCCTCCACCGCCTCCACTTGCTCCTGGCGATCGTACTGGTAATTCCATCTCAGAGCCTCCTGCTAAGTCAAGGGATGGAGATCCTGATGTGGATATGACAAGAAATGGtaaagttttaaatattgaattatcaTACTGGGCATTATTTTTGTTAGTAATGTGTTTACTTGAGAAGATTTGGTATTGTTTACAGCCCTTTACTAGTACCAGTTTCGTTTCTTGTTTTgaaagttgttttttgtttcagATGCGTCTGACgaaaaaaatgatgaagagACAACTAGTGATAACAAAGCAGAGAATGAGCAGGACAGGCCTGGAACAAGCTCACCTGAGAAGAGTCGAAAGCCTGATAAAAGTAGAGAAAGAGACAGAGAGCGAGATGTGAAACAGGAAAAGGAGCGAGAGATTGAAAGATATGAAAGAGAAACAGAGCGAGAACGGATAAGGAAGGAAAGAGAGCAAAGGAGGAAACTGGAGGATGCAGAACGCAAGTTTGAAGAATGTCTCAAAGATTGGGAGTATAGGGAAAGGGAGAAACAGAAACAGCGGCAATATGAAAAAGACAGGGAGAAAGATCGGAAAACCAAACGGAAGAAAGATGTAATTAATGAAGAAGacgatgaggaagaagattcTAGGAAAAGGTGGCGGAGGAATGCGTGGGAAGacaagaggaagaggagaCAAAGGGAGAAGGAAGATGACATGGCTGACAGATTaagagaagaggaagagattgCTGAGGCCAACCGGAGGGCTGAGGAGGAAAAGCAGCTACAGAAACTGAGAGATGCACTGAAGGCTTCATCTGACCATTTTACAGATGAAAGAGAAAAGGCTGATTTGGCTGAAGAATCCTGTGTGGAATCAAAAGATATGGGTATTAAACAGGAGAGTGACACTGGTTCTGGTCATGAGAACCATATAGGTATGTAAATTAATTCTGAATCTATTGCCTTCTTATCCTTTTTTACTCTACTCTCCtctattagtgttgttttcattTATACTCATgtagtttttgtttatgtgataGGTGATGGGACTCTACAAAACGGGAACACTGGGTATGATTCAGCCATGACAGCAGAACCCCAGCAGAGTGGGAGTGCCGCAGCCAAAAAGTTGGGTTTTGGCTTAGTCGGCTCTGGGAAACGTACTTCTGTTCCTTCTGTTTTCGAGGAGGAGGATGATGCGCACAAGGACAAAAAGATGAGGCCCCTGGTCCCTATTGACTATTCAACTGAAGAACTACAGGCTGTTGAACCTGCTGCTTCTGGGCAAGCGCCATCAAATTTGGCTGCAGCTGCAGAATTTGCAAAGCGAATATCCACTGTTGGTGTTAAAGAAGAGAAGTACGATGCAGAGAAGGAGAGAAACAGACGTGCTAATGATAGGTCGAGTCATCGGGACAGGGATAGAAATGATGATGACAGTAATCGAACTAGAGATGagaacaaggagaagactagcGACCGTGATACAGAACGGGAACATGGGCGGGATAAACCAAGGACAACAAATAATAAGAAGCTTATGGATGCAAAACAACTGATTGATACGATTCCAAAGACGAAAGAGGAGTTATTTTCATATGAAATTAATTGGGCGATTTATGATAAGGTAAAGCTTAAATCTATCTGATTTAAAATTTTGGTTTTAATTACTATCCCAAATTGTCTTATTCTTTCTCATTATTGTTATGCGTTTATTTTTCACAGCATGCACTTCACGAGAGGATGAAACCATGGATTTCAAGGAAGATCACAGAGTTCCTTGGAGAGGAAGAAGCCACACTGGTAGATTATATTGTATCTAGCACGCAAGAACATGTGGGAGCTGAACGCATGCTACAGCTGCTTCAATCCATTTTAGACGAGGAAGCTGAAATGTTTGTTCTCAAGATGTGGAGGATGCTTATCTTTGAAATTAAGAAGGTAGAGACAGGCTTACCGTCAAAGACAAGATCATGATGTTGGTCCATGTAGTCGGTATAAATATTCctttgatttccctttttgCAAGGTTAAACCACATTTTTCAGTTTGTATTCCTACAAATTGCAACTAGTCCATGAACAAATAAACCCATTTTTGTCTTGTAGCTTCCTTGGGTTTGTAGATCTGAACCAATTAGATGTCCTATTGGCGATTCTTGTCGAATCTGATGTCTTTAAATACTttcaatatttgtgaaatgaaaagaaaagtaaTGTTTGATCTTTGTAATCTGTCTGGATTACCAGGTGCACTTCCATTTCAAGGTGTTTGAAAGCTCTGTAACCAGAACAAACAATTTGAACATAGGATTGCAGGGCTAACTGGCCACGGCCTAGTTGAAAGCCAAGCATGGAAATATTAGTTTGAGTTGAAAGCCAAGCGAGCACGATTTTAGTCGGCCCTTGATACCACAAGTAAATCATCATCCAGAATTTCTCAACTCAAAGATGAACCATTTACATTCAATGAAAGCAAGATAACATTGTCAACAATTGAGTTACACAGATGTACAGAAGCAGAAGAAAGTGAAACTGAACTCCCATTCCCAGCTGTGATATGCAGGCACCATCAGTCTTCAATATATTACAGTTTGCGAAATTCAGATGACCCAGAACCAAGATACAAGTGAACCAGCAGCCAATcccacaaccaagaacaacaCAATCACAATCCCTGCAGTCTCGGCGTGTTGTAATTGGACAACTTTGGGAGCCAAAATCATCAGCACGCTCGTCAAGTAGCCATTAGTAAGCCCCAAAAGGCAAGTCAGTATAGTCACAGGAATCTCTGTTCGGAAGAACGCTGGGCCGTGCAAGCACCCATAGAACAGAGGAAAGAAGAGCAATCTGGCAACTGTGCCTCCAATTGCAACCTTGGAGTTCTCGAGGAGATATACCGAAGTCAGCACCTTGCCAACCAGATCAAACACATTGTAACCAGTAATAAGGATGATCGCGTACCAATCCTTAAGAAGCTCAGAGTGCACATCTTCAGTAATATACCCCGGAAATATCGATAAGGTCACAATGTAGATAAGCAGGATCCCGATGCCATACCACTTGACACTCGCAACTATAGACCATAGCGTTGATCTCAGCGCAGACCCCGTCAGAGGACCTTTCAGCTCCTTCTCCTCATTCACAGCCTGAATCTTCAACTCTTCATAGTACTTCATCACCGGAATCCTCGGCGCCACATTGTAGAACACAATGCATATCACCATGACAACTATCCCCACAGCAAAATAGAGATTTGCACTCTTTCTTAGCCCCTCACCAGTTTGCGGATACACAGCCTTCGTTAGAATCCTCAAAAACGACACAAGTACTCCTGCATTTCAACCCATTCAAACACCAATCTCTACCCGAAACTTAAGCAACattaaaatcaaacaaaatcgTAATtatcggaaaaaaaaagatcatcaTCTTCGTTTGGTTTACCTGAGCCAGCAGTGCCGGCGACTATGGCCTGCATATACCGCTCAGGCAACTCCCCGGCCGCGCCGATCAGCGAGCCTTGGACGAGAGCATCCGCCAGGCCGGAAAGCGCAACGGCGGCGACGGTCACGTAGAACCCGTCGTacaacccgacccggccctGGACGTAAACCAAGTCCATGACCGGGACGATGAGTAGGGACACGACAAAGAGGCCGAGGCCGACGTTGATCCGGACGTGCGCGGCGGACTTCTGGGCGTAGAAGACGATGACGAGGAGGACGACGAGGCCGACGAGCATGTAGGCGACGGAGAAGACACGGTCGACGCTGACGTCAGGGTAGAGGTAGGTGAAGTAATCGACGGCGGTGATGAAGGCGTTCCATGGGAGGAGGTAGCCGAGGCCGAGAGTGAAGTAGATGATGTAGGTTAGGTGGAACGGGTCGTTTGGGATTTTATTGGGTGCGGCGGCGCCGCTAGGAGTGGTGGTGGtcgggaggaggaggaggaggctgGATTCGGAGTTTTCTTCGGGGGTTTTGGTGGCGGCGAAACCCATCGGGAAATCGGGTCGGGTTTCTCAAATGGGTTTCTGGGTTTGGAGGAAAAGGCTGAAAGCTTGAAGGTTTGGTGTTGCTTTCTGTTGAGAAGTTCGATTTTCTGGTGATGGAGGTTGTGGGCTGAGCATGAAACGGTGTCGTTTTGTGGGTTGCGCCCATAATTGGAGTCTGTGGAGTGAAGGAGAGGCCAACcaataaaaatatgaacatgTGATTTTTGCAGTTTGAAGTCTGATGGGATTGGCTACAAGGGTTTTCTGCTTCTGAGCTCCACTTTGTTCaataatttttacaaaaatttcaatggtgtaatAATGTATGGATAcattaaaatcgaaaaaacaATACATTAATATTATACGCTTGTGTTCTAATAAATAttgagatttttttataaaagtaTTGTTTTTTCGTTTCTAATGTATTCATACATTAATACACcaatgaaattttaataaatattgAGATTTAGTCCATTGTGACATGAAATTTATCTACTCTCGAAAAAACTTTGATATTTTATCAAACGAGGCTGGATGAGGTACCGAATTGGGACAAAAACACCCAGGAAACATTAGTCTAGGAGACAGATTCTAACtgttttttctgttttaaGGCTAAACTGTTCCATTTATGTCTTTGTTCAAACCCCAATTCTTGGTATTTAGGCAGTTTCCTCACTTGTAATAGCCAACATTTGGAAGGGGTATCATCATCTTTGGCCCTTTGGAAGTTTTGGTAGTTGTAATCAAGCGTCATAGCAGATACAGAAGCAGACCAACATAATCCGGTTTCACAAGATATATAGTATATTTGGAAATGAGATTTCTACAAAGTTTAGTGTTTTAGGGTGAAAAAAATGATATCATTGTCAGTAATAGTGTTAAGAAAGTGATCATATAGCAGCATCAAGGGCCATGATCCAATACAATTATCAAAAGCTGTTTGCCCCTAATTATCTGATTGCAAGGTTAAGTAATATACCAGCATGTCAGTATTTTTATCATACTTGCTCGTCTCTACCTTTAACTTCACAATCATTTTGATATTTCAAGACTTGGCATTACCTGTTTAAAAATTCATGAAAATGTTCTATAAGGAGGCCATTGGTTCTTAAATAATAGTTTTATGTCGACTATGACTGAAAATGGCCTGCATTATAAACTCTGATTGCATAGAACAGCTATATGACCTCACTAGCTTCTCTCTTCTACAGCCATTTGCCTTGTACACATAACAGATTCCAACTTCCAAATAACTCCAAATCTCTTCTCTAATGGCATCTCAACTGCTTATATTAAACTTAATAAATTATACGTCACAGCCGTCTATAGTCCAGAAAATTTATCTCCTTGATTTATATGCCTATGATCCCTATACCATTTTCCTTCTGTAAAGCTTCCAGAGGTCCTCAGGACCtggtttgagattttgagcaTCTATCTTTTCTTTACAGAAGCACATAGTTTCACAGAGAAGGCGTTGTTAGATAGACTTCTTGGCTGGTTGAAGGAGGACATAATCAGTGGTATTTACTTTTGCACTCTTGACTTGTATCAGCTAAGATAACTACCATGGCTAAACTCATCTCGATTTTGCTTAGTTATAGTCAAATGAAGTATAGCCAAGTACCAACCCTTTTGATACTAGTCTTTGTGTTCCTCACTGCCTTGGATTCTGTTATCTCACAATCCCCTAGTGCACTATGTGTACTTGATATTCACCAATCTTCATCTTGGAGTAGCTCAATTTGTGAAGCAGGCAATTGGGGAGGGTTTGTAAGTGATTGTAATTGTGGAGCAGTTTTTGATGACTACCTATCTGCCTTGGGACATAGGGCAAATCACACTGCAAGACAGCTCTTCTTAAATTCAACAGGGCAAGAAAATTGCTTAGAGGGGATGAAGAGTAACAAAAGTGATGTTTTCAGTTGTGGAATTCAGAAGCTAACAAGTGGAAGTGGAGGATGTTCTGACTATACTAAACTAGATGTTGTTCATAACCTAGGTAGCACATTGCAAGGTTTAGATGAAGACTGTCGATATCTGGGCACATCCGGTATATCTGATCAGGCTTGCAGTGCCTGTTTGCAAAGGTGGGAAGAGAGTATTGCATCATCAGATAGTAGGGAGTCATCAAAACTTGAAGCCAATATATGTGGTTTTGCAGTTTTGGTGTCTTTAACAAGCAACAGAATTCATGATACAAATTGGGTTCAAGCAGTTTATCATTGCCTTGGAAATCAGATATTTTCAGGTTCCATATGTATGCACCTGTCAATCTTACTCTAAATATGACATGTTGATTTATATGACTTACTGCAGCTGAAAGTTTGCATTTTTGCCCATTACAGATCATCGGCATAAAGGATTGAGCAGTTTTTCAAAATGGAGCACaggtaatatatattatatagatacaGCAATGGATATCATATGTCGACttcaaaattgtaaaaagtttTTAGCAGTTTTGTATCTTGGTAGTCTCAAATAATTTTTTGAGATCGACTGTTACTGTTAGGTCTATGGATTCTATCTGGTGGTCTAGCAGGAATAACTGTAATATTACTTATTGCTATGTGGACCTTATGCAAGAAAAAGAAGCCAGATATATTTTCAGCTGcaaaagatgaaaaacaaGATGGTATGTTACTCCAGAAATTCATATTTTCCTTGAAACCTAGCAATACCGGAAAGTTGTTAACCTTGTTGTTTGAATGCGCAGCACCAGATGATTCACTGACTCAAGAATCCAGCCTTAAAATATCAGCCAAGCACATTTATGCAGCAACCGGCAATTTAAATGCATCGAACTACATTGGCCAAGGTGGAGCTGGTAAGAACCTTTTTGATTCAATGTTTAAACTTTCTTATTTGGATATTCGGATTAGAGTAGAAGAGAACTCACCAAGAATTGAGCTTTTTAGGCCATCAAACACATTTACAGTGAAATTAAAAATGACAAAAGAGAAGTTGGAATTAGGATCACAAAACTGATGCCACTCTGAATCTCTGATGATATTCCAGGAAAAGTTTACAAAGGTGTACTCTTAAATGGGCTTGAAGTTGCAGTCAAGCACATTATTAACGATGGATATGTATCCATCGAGACATTTGTAAGAGAAGTGACAAGCCTTTCACATGTTAGACATCCCAACCTTGTAGCATTACTTGGCCATTGCAAGGATACAGAAGAATGTTTCCTGGTGTATGAACTGTGCCACAATGGGAACCTTTCGGAGTGGCTATTTGGTGTGTTTCCGTTTCCATTTCCATTCTTGAAGCACTTTCTCTACTGTTTTATAGCCAACTGAAAGATGAATGCAGGTAAAGAGAGAAGTCTACCATGGATTCAGAGACTTGAGATTGCAATCGACAGTGCAAGAGGTCTTTGGTTTCTCCATACTTTTCCGGAAGGCTGCATCGTTCATCGTGATGTCAAGGTAAGTCTATCCTATATATTTGCCTCATTTTCTGCTCCTCTATATTCTCATTTCTTCAAGCAATTTTTCTTGTCACATTTCTTATTTGCAGCCAACAAACATACTCATCACTGCCAGCTTTCAAGCCAAATTGTCTGACTTTGGGCTATCTAAAGTTATGGACATGGGTCAGTCCTACGTGAGCTCAGAAGTGAGAGGGACATTTGGTTATGTCGATCCAGAATACCGACAGAATCACCATGTAAATGCTTCAGGAGATGTTTACAGTTTCGGCATAGTTCTTCTACAACTTATCTCAGGGCGCAGGGTTATCAATATGAATTCCAACACACCAATGTCTCTAAATAAGATGGTAAGGAAGTTGTTACCTTCCACATTTCTAAAAATCCGGCTATTTCAAGTCACTGATTCCTCTTCTGTTCCATGTCTTTGCTCTTCAGGCAAGAGGTCTCACAAAAGGCGGTGATGTCATGGAGTTTGCTGATCCCAAACTTAACGGGGAGTACTCAGTAGTAGCCTTTGAGCTTATATTCAAACTTGCTTTGTCATGTACAGGACTCAAGCAACAAAGACCacgcatgggtgaggtggtatCGAGACTAGAAAAGGCATTACATATCTCAACTCAAATGGAGTCATTTTCGCGTGCTGCACCAATCACGACttgaaatcaaagaaaaagcCTAGCAGGTTAGAAAGCACCATCTCCTGACTTGAAAAGCTGAAGAAATCTTGTGAGTTGTGAGGTAGTTATTGCATATTGAAACAACCCAGTATGTTTTTAAgggaaaattctagtatacatcaatgtatgctatacatcccacatccgacggttgatattgttttatgagtggagttaaaaaaataatatatgttatCAACCGTTgaatgtgagatgtataacatacattgatgtatactagatTAACCCGTTTTTAAGTACTAGAAAGGTTTCATTTTGTTCATTCATGTAGAAAAGAATCATTACAGTTTATTACAATCCTTCTGTACAAAGCTTCTTTCAAAAAAGCAGAAGCTGTCATACAGTTATTAGCTCTTAAAAAAGTACAAAGCTTCTTTCAAAAAAGCAGAAGCTGTCATACAGTTATTAGCTCTTAAAAAAGCATACAGTTATTAGCTCTTAAAAAAAACCGAGCCAATAATGAATCAAACACACTATATGCATATCTACAATGACCTGAATTTACAGGCCTGCAAAGAATCAATGTGTCAAGTACACCCATAAAAATGTTGGGCTACCTAACGTGAACAAAGCGCTCCTGTGGAAGAACCCGGTTGACTGGACCAGAAGATCTTGTTTCCTGAAATTCATGGAGGGCCTTGATCAGAGCACTGGCCCTTTTGCTTGCTCTAGATGTGCCTTCACTAAGTTGGGAATACAAACATCCCATAAGAGAAGGGCTCTTAACTAGAAGAGCAACCACATTGTGGCCACCATTTGCAGTAAGCGCAAGCAACAAAGACACGCAGAACTCCTTTGCAGCCCTTGAAGTCGAAGAATTCAGAATCCCCACAATCAAATCCAGTGCCTTGCAACGCGAAATTGCAACAGCTCCCTCGGGTTTCTCAGccagagttgcgagaatcgcTAGTGAATCTGTCACTAGAACTTCACTGTCGAAAGATGCTAGTATCTCAAACAGCAAAGGAACCACCCCAGCTGCTAGCACCCTTCTATGATTTGCAGGGTGTGTGAGCAGCCCGAAAATAGCAACCAATGCATTCTTCTTGCCACGGTCAGAACCGTTCCTGATCAGCTCCCTCAATGCCGGTATGGCCCTCGGGTTTTCTCCGATCAATATCCGGTACTCCTCAACCGAAGCAAGATAAAACAACGTCCCAGCAGCATGCTGGCAAGCCTCTACTTTGAGACCCTCCTTCAAAACACCCACAACCAAATCCACACCCCCACTTTCGACAATCGCAGCTTTCCCTTTCGAATGCTTCGACAGATTCAACAACCCTGCAACTGCATTCTCTTGACTCTCCATATCTTCCAACAGCTTCAACAAATGCGGCACCACACCAGCTTCCACCAAACAAGACCTATTAAAAATGCTCGTTTTCGAAACAAGCCGAATCTCATAAGCAGCCTTGTTCCTCTCTCCCACTGTCCCACCAGCAGCTCTCTCACTGAGAAATCCCGCCGCCATTTTCATCGCCTCCTCAGCTCCCAAGCTGCCTGCAACTATAGTCCTCCCAATGTCGCGACTCCGACGACGACCGGAATCACCAAATGATATCCCATTCTCAGAGCAGTACTGCTGTATCAACCTCTTCAGAGCCAAATTAGGCACCACCCCCATGCTCTTCAGCCTCTCCCCTGTTTTCGGACAAATGGGCTTCCCAGCTCTGAACCACTTCATAATGGAGCTCCGATCGTAGGTATGACCCGTCCCCACCGTCACCGGATCCGTCATTATCTCCAGCGATATCGGGCACCGGAAATCCTCCACATTCAAAAAACTCACAACCGCGCTGCTGCTTTTGGACTCGGGTCGCAATCCGGGTAACCCGTCCACAGTCTCGAACATCACACACCGGCAATAGCACAGCAACCCGGTCAGGCTGCTCAGCATTCTCACctctctctttccctctcTAACATTCTCAAACCCTATTTCAGATTCCAGAAATCTCACCTCCTTCTCGCACCTGCTCCATCTTCTATAGCCAACGTGATCCAGCACCCGCTTCAGCTCACTCCTATCCGGGTCGACCCGCTTCTCGAACCCGACCAAAACGCTCTTAATAACCTCCACCGCTCGTTTGTCGTCCCGGTCCACTTCAAACCTGAAACTCCTTGTTTGTCTCATCACCAATCCGACCTGCTCCTTCGCCTCATCCGCCACGTGGATGTTATCCAGAGGCAGGACATCGAGAGCCGTCGATATGGCCCGAATCAAGACCCGGAACTGATCCGCGACCCGCTCCGAGTTCATCAGCATCCATACCCTGGCGTCGTCCCGGGTACAGTCCTCCAGCAAGTACTGGAACTT
This is a stretch of genomic DNA from Argentina anserina chromosome 4, drPotAnse1.1, whole genome shotgun sequence. It encodes these proteins:
- the LOC126792648 gene encoding U-box domain-containing protein 19-like, whose amino-acid sequence is MIQRLNSGRRILTYPAVHPCENIAPETLLISLIALSHNICSYKSKFNASNKRNALEAIRQIGVVRVFLEEIRDGSSGLPDSTILSFSELHLALQKFQYLLEDCTRDDARVWMLMNSERVADQFRVLIRAISTALDVLPLDNIHVADEAKEQVGLVMRQTRSFRFEVDRDDKRAVEVIKSVLVGFEKRVDPDRSELKRVLDHVGYRRWSRCEKEVRFLESEIGFENVREGKREVRMLSSLTGLLCYCRCVMFETVDGLPGLRPESKSSSAVVSFLNVEDFRCPISLEIMTDPVTVGTGHTYDRSSIMKWFRAGKPICPKTGERLKSMGVVPNLALKRLIQQYCSENGISFGDSGRRRSRDIGRTIVAGSLGAEEAMKMAAGFLSERAAGGTVGERNKAAYEIRLVSKTSIFNRSCLVEAGVVPHLLKLLEDMESQENAVAGLLNLSKHSKGKAAIVESGGVDLVVGVLKEGLKVEACQHAAGTLFYLASVEEYRILIGENPRAIPALRELIRNGSDRGKKNALVAIFGLLTHPANHRRVLAAGVVPLLFEILASFDSEVLVTDSLAILATLAEKPEGAVAISRCKALDLIVGILNSSTSRAAKEFCVSLLLALTANGGHNVVALLVKSPSLMGCLYSQLSEGTSRASKRASALIKALHEFQETRSSGPVNRVLPQERFVHVR